One Neisseria sicca genomic region harbors:
- the rplS gene encoding 50S ribosomal protein L19, with protein MNLIQQLEQEEIARLNKEIPEFAPGDTVVVSVRVVEGSRSRLQAYEGVVIARRNRGLNSNFIVRKISSGEGVERTFQLYSPTVEKIEVKRRGDVRRAKLYYLRGLTGKAARIKEKLPARKG; from the coding sequence ATGAACCTGATTCAACAATTAGAGCAAGAAGAAATCGCTCGCCTGAACAAAGAAATCCCCGAATTCGCACCGGGCGACACCGTAGTCGTTTCCGTACGCGTAGTAGAGGGTTCACGCAGCCGTCTGCAAGCTTACGAAGGCGTTGTTATCGCCCGTCGTAACCGCGGCTTGAACAGCAACTTCATCGTCCGCAAAATTTCCAGCGGCGAAGGCGTTGAGCGTACCTTCCAACTCTACTCCCCTACCGTAGAAAAAATCGAAGTAAAACGCCGCGGTGACGTCCGTCGCGCCAAACTGTACTACCTGCGCGGCCTGACCGGTAAAGCGGCCCGCATTAAAGAAAAATTGCCTGCCCGCAAAGGTTAA
- the glyS gene encoding glycine--tRNA ligase subunit beta yields MTTQTLLIELLTEELPPKALNNLGNHFAASVAEGLEKAQLIDGAAEFTAYASPRRLAVQVKNVKSVQADQKIVKKGPAVANAMKDGAPTKALEGFARGAGAKIEDLTIVHDGKQDVYAYEYVQTGKPLGELLEDIINQAVKKLPIPKVMRWGSSTFTFVRPVHGLIVLHGSDIVNVSVLGLQSGNQTLGHRFLSSGEITIENADSYAAQMREQGKVVASFTERKAAIQTALNEQAGRLKATVAADEALLDEVTALVEYPVVLEAGFEEHFLAVPQECLILTMQQNQKYFPLLDQNGKLMNRFLLVSNLQTEDPSHIIQGNERVLRARLSDAEFFYKQDQKATLESRLPKLANVVYHNKIGSQAERIERLQSIAAHIAKALGADAAAAERAARLAKADLVTEMVGEFPELQGTMGKYYARLDGETEEIAEAVEQHYQPRFAGDNLPNGKVATAVALADKLETLVGIWGIGLIPTGDKDPYALRRAALGILRMLMQYGLDVNELIQTTFDSFPKGLLNEKTPSETADFMQARLAVLLQNDYPQDIVAAVLAKQPRRLDDLTAKLQAVAAFKQLPEAAALAAANKRVQNLLKKADAALGEVDESLLQQDEEKALYAAAQDLQPKIAAAVAEGNFQTALSELASVKPQVDAFFDGVMVMAEDPAVKQNRLNLLNRLAEQMNAVADIALLSE; encoded by the coding sequence ATGACAACCCAAACCCTTTTAATCGAACTCCTTACCGAAGAACTCCCCCCAAAAGCCCTGAATAATTTAGGCAACCACTTCGCCGCTTCTGTTGCCGAAGGCTTGGAAAAAGCGCAACTGATTGACGGTGCAGCCGAATTTACCGCCTACGCCTCGCCGCGCCGTTTGGCCGTTCAAGTCAAAAACGTCAAATCCGTTCAAGCCGATCAGAAAATCGTGAAAAAAGGCCCTGCCGTGGCGAATGCCATGAAAGACGGTGCACCAACCAAGGCTTTGGAAGGTTTTGCACGCGGTGCGGGGGCGAAAATCGAAGACTTGACCATCGTCCACGACGGCAAGCAGGATGTGTACGCCTACGAATACGTTCAAACCGGCAAACCGTTGGGCGAACTTTTGGAAGACATTATCAATCAAGCGGTTAAGAAACTGCCGATTCCGAAAGTAATGCGTTGGGGCAGCAGCACGTTTACCTTCGTGCGCCCCGTTCACGGGCTGATTGTGCTGCACGGCAGCGACATCGTGAACGTCAGCGTTTTGGGTCTGCAAAGCGGCAATCAAACCTTGGGACACCGCTTCCTTTCCAGCGGCGAAATCACCATTGAAAACGCCGACAGCTACGCCGCACAAATGCGCGAGCAAGGCAAAGTCGTCGCTTCGTTTACCGAGCGCAAAGCTGCGATTCAGACGGCATTGAACGAGCAGGCAGGCCGTCTGAAAGCCACCGTAGCCGCCGATGAAGCGCTATTGGACGAAGTTACCGCGCTGGTCGAATACCCCGTTGTTTTGGAAGCCGGTTTTGAAGAACATTTCCTCGCCGTGCCGCAGGAATGCCTGATTCTGACCATGCAGCAAAACCAAAAATACTTCCCGCTGCTCGACCAAAACGGCAAGCTGATGAACCGCTTCCTGCTGGTCTCCAACCTGCAAACCGAAGACCCGTCGCACATCATCCAAGGCAACGAACGCGTCTTGCGCGCGCGCCTGTCTGATGCCGAGTTCTTCTACAAACAAGACCAAAAAGCGACTTTGGAAAGCCGCCTGCCCAAGCTGGCGAACGTGGTTTACCACAACAAAATCGGTTCGCAAGCCGAGCGTATCGAACGCCTGCAAAGCATCGCCGCCCACATCGCCAAAGCTTTGGGTGCAGATGCCGCCGCAGCCGAACGCGCCGCGCGTCTGGCAAAAGCCGACTTGGTAACCGAAATGGTCGGCGAGTTCCCCGAACTGCAAGGCACGATGGGCAAATACTACGCCCGCTTGGACGGTGAAACTGAAGAAATCGCCGAAGCCGTCGAGCAGCACTATCAGCCACGTTTTGCCGGCGACAACCTGCCGAACGGCAAAGTTGCCACTGCCGTTGCGCTGGCCGACAAACTGGAAACCCTGGTCGGCATTTGGGGTATCGGTCTGATTCCTACCGGCGACAAAGACCCCTACGCACTGCGCCGCGCCGCCTTGGGTATTTTGCGGATGCTGATGCAGTATGGTTTGGACGTAAACGAGCTGATTCAGACGACCTTCGACAGCTTCCCCAAAGGTTTGCTCAACGAGAAAACGCCGTCTGAAACCGCTGATTTCATGCAGGCGCGCCTTGCCGTGTTGCTGCAAAACGACTATCCGCAAGACATCGTCGCCGCCGTACTCGCCAAACAGCCACGCCGTTTGGACGATTTGACCGCCAAACTGCAAGCCGTTGCCGCGTTCAAACAACTGCCCGAAGCCGCCGCGCTCGCCGCCGCCAACAAACGCGTGCAAAACCTGCTGAAAAAAGCCGATGCCGCGCTGGGCGAAGTCGATGAAAGCCTGCTGCAACAAGACGAAGAAAAAGCCCTGTACGCCGCCGCACAAGACTTGCAGCCGAAAATTGCCGCCGCTGTTGCCGAAGGCAATTTCCAGACTGCCTTGTCCGAACTGGCTTCCGTCAAACCGCAAGTCGATGCCTTCTTCGACGGCGTGATGGTGATGGCGGAAGATCCCGCCGTAAAACAAAACCGCCTGAACCTGCTGAACCGCTTGGCCGAGCAGATGAACGCGGTAGCGGATATTGCGCTCTTGAGCGAATAA
- the rpsP gene encoding 30S ribosomal protein S16, translating into MVVIRLARGGSKHRPFFHVVVADSHNRRDGRFIERVGFYNPVANEKQERVRLQADRLNHWIAQGAQVSDAVAKLIKEQKAAA; encoded by the coding sequence ATGGTAGTTATCCGTTTGGCTCGCGGTGGTTCTAAACACCGTCCCTTCTTCCACGTAGTCGTTGCCGACTCCCACAACCGCCGCGACGGCCGCTTCATTGAGCGCGTTGGCTTCTACAACCCTGTCGCCAATGAAAAACAAGAGCGCGTACGCCTCCAAGCCGACCGCCTGAACCACTGGATCGCCCAAGGCGCACAAGTCAGCGACGCAGTTGCAAAACTGATCAAAGAACAAAAAGCTGCTGCTTAA
- a CDS encoding tyrosine-protein phosphatase, producing MAPQDISTASARWATLVKQDANLYRIDDKLYRSEQPVAEDGELIEHLGIRSVINLRFFDRNDNETHLKGRNLMLLNRPLLTWKIKPKDIAQTLFLIEKQQKYGPVLVHCYHGADRTGLISGMYRIIYQGWSVEEARLEMQHGPYGYHSIWKNIENLFTEEKVQEVREHLERLRKEG from the coding sequence ATGGCTCCTCAAGATATTTCTACTGCTTCCGCCCGTTGGGCGACTTTGGTAAAGCAAGATGCTAATTTGTACCGTATTGACGATAAGCTTTACCGCAGTGAGCAGCCGGTTGCGGAAGATGGGGAACTGATTGAGCATCTCGGTATCCGTAGTGTGATTAATTTGCGATTTTTTGATCGGAACGACAACGAAACACATTTAAAAGGCCGTAATTTGATGCTGCTGAACCGTCCTTTGTTGACGTGGAAAATTAAGCCTAAAGATATCGCGCAAACTCTTTTCTTAATTGAAAAGCAACAGAAATACGGTCCTGTATTGGTTCATTGCTATCATGGGGCTGACCGTACAGGTTTGATTTCCGGAATGTACCGTATTATTTATCAAGGTTGGTCGGTGGAAGAGGCTAGGTTGGAAATGCAACATGGTCCTTATGGTTATCATAGTATCTGGAAAAATATTGAGAATTTGTTTACCGAAGAAAAGGTACAGGAAGTACGCGAACATTTGGAACGCCTGCGAAAAGAGGGATGA
- a CDS encoding transferrin-binding protein-like solute binding protein, with amino-acid sequence MSAINTKIKTIILTAISAAILSACGGGGGSGGASTLSTGSTSTSGNGSPAKNSSPSNAAPSATNNNNGNTVVAAAPRNNHADNLAGLIDEAPLETLNLATPLHTSFISSASAQQNNPNVQLRQKETGEQFQTDNQNKDQGGLISSLDFKANDEVKLDGIVLFNKNANGSATQPEWTTTDSLIAKINSKGNTKADISEQDGSEKNTKYEYGKSTLDDRIVEIFKQLKTERENLKKAKEGGTDGIDTNKIAEIEAKIKELSELYDFKRQLRAGLTKYTQDSMNQIAYFRTDADGLVFDKRFDGIYVIRFVDGTQIVMHDPAAAGWTYQTFAHYIDPKSGVIYGYQSLGDETKFTDLPEKGTATYNGLTTAYVVKGDQSRQLTADVKAIADFGLKGVRFETTNSQFHSLDANGRRVSEADAKYDMKGTAKWENGNLFLGSVEAAAAGLKGNLSGKFYGAKAAEIGGTYGLKNQDGSEHLIGGYGAKRQ; translated from the coding sequence ATGTCTGCAATCAACACTAAAATCAAAACCATCATCTTAACCGCCATCAGCGCTGCAATCCTGTCTGCCTGTGGAGGAGGCGGTGGCAGCGGTGGCGCATCCACTCTTTCCACCGGATCAACCAGCACAAGTGGCAACGGCAGCCCTGCTAAAAACAGCAGCCCAAGCAATGCCGCCCCCAGCGCTACCAATAACAATAATGGCAATACCGTAGTAGCCGCAGCACCTCGCAACAATCATGCCGATAACCTCGCCGGTCTGATTGATGAAGCTCCGCTGGAAACTTTAAACCTTGCTACACCGCTGCACACCAGCTTCATTTCTTCAGCCAGTGCGCAACAAAACAATCCAAATGTTCAATTGCGCCAAAAAGAAACAGGAGAACAATTCCAAACGGACAACCAAAACAAAGATCAAGGCGGCTTGATCAGCTCTTTAGATTTTAAAGCCAACGATGAAGTGAAATTGGATGGAATTGTACTATTCAATAAAAATGCGAATGGCAGTGCAACGCAACCCGAATGGACAACCACCGATTCCCTCATCGCAAAAATCAATTCTAAAGGCAACACAAAAGCCGATATCAGCGAACAAGATGGCAGCGAAAAAAATACCAAATACGAATACGGCAAATCAACTTTGGACGACCGTATTGTCGAAATCTTCAAACAATTGAAGACCGAACGGGAAAACCTTAAAAAAGCAAAAGAAGGCGGTACCGACGGTATTGATACAAACAAAATTGCAGAAATTGAAGCCAAGATCAAAGAGCTGTCAGAACTGTATGACTTTAAACGTCAACTTCGTGCAGGTTTGACAAAATATACTCAAGATTCCATGAATCAAATTGCCTATTTCCGCACTGATGCCGATGGTTTGGTGTTTGACAAACGATTCGACGGCATCTACGTCATCCGCTTTGTCGATGGTACGCAGATCGTTATGCACGATCCTGCCGCTGCCGGTTGGACTTACCAAACTTTCGCCCACTATATTGATCCGAAATCCGGTGTGATTTACGGCTATCAAAGCTTAGGCGATGAAACCAAGTTCACCGACCTGCCTGAAAAAGGTACGGCAACTTACAACGGCTTGACTACTGCCTATGTTGTGAAAGGTGACCAAAGCCGTCAGCTGACAGCGGATGTTAAAGCCATTGCTGATTTCGGTTTGAAAGGCGTACGCTTTGAAACTACCAATTCCCAATTCCACTCCCTCGACGCCAACGGCCGCCGTGTAAGCGAAGCCGATGCGAAATACGACATGAAAGGTACGGCGAAATGGGAAAACGGCAACCTCTTCCTGGGTTCGGTTGAAGCTGCCGCAGCCGGCTTGAAAGGTAATTTAAGCGGTAAATTCTACGGTGCAAAAGCTGCTGAAATCGGCGGTACTTACGGTCTGAAAAACCAAGACGGCAGCGAACACCTCATCGGCGGTTACGGCGCGAAACGTCAATAA
- the ychF gene encoding redox-regulated ATPase YchF, with translation MSLKCGIVGLPNVGKSTLFNALTQSGIEAANYPFCTIEPNVGIVEVPDPRMAELAKIVNPQKMQPAIVEFVDIAGLVAGASKGEGLGNQFLANIRETDAIVNVVRCFDDDNIVHVSGKVDPIADIETIGTELALADLASIEKAIVREEKRARSGDKDAQKLVELCKKLLPHLDEGKPVRSFGLDAEELAMLKPLFLLTAKPAMYVGNVAEDGFENNPHLDRLKELAEKENAPVVAVCAAMESEIAELEDDEKAEFLAEMGLEEPGLNRLIRAGYDLLGLQTYFTAGVKEVRAWTIHKGDTAPQAAGVIHTDFERGFIRAQVISYDDFVSLGGEAKAKEAGKMRVEGKEYVVQDGDVMHFLFNV, from the coding sequence ATGAGCTTGAAATGCGGTATCGTCGGCCTGCCCAACGTAGGCAAATCCACCCTCTTTAACGCGTTGACCCAATCGGGCATCGAAGCGGCGAACTATCCCTTCTGCACCATCGAACCCAACGTCGGCATCGTCGAAGTGCCCGACCCGCGCATGGCGGAGCTGGCGAAAATCGTCAACCCACAAAAAATGCAGCCCGCCATCGTCGAGTTCGTCGATATTGCCGGTTTGGTTGCAGGTGCAAGCAAAGGCGAAGGCTTGGGCAACCAGTTCCTCGCCAACATCCGCGAAACCGACGCCATCGTCAACGTCGTGCGCTGCTTTGACGACGACAACATCGTCCACGTTTCCGGCAAAGTCGATCCGATTGCCGACATCGAAACCATCGGCACCGAACTGGCCCTTGCCGACCTCGCCAGCATCGAAAAAGCCATCGTCCGCGAAGAAAAACGCGCCCGCTCAGGCGACAAAGACGCGCAAAAACTGGTCGAACTGTGCAAAAAACTGCTGCCGCATCTGGACGAAGGCAAACCTGTCCGCTCCTTCGGTTTAGACGCTGAAGAACTCGCCATGCTCAAACCGCTGTTCCTACTCACCGCCAAACCCGCCATGTATGTCGGCAACGTTGCTGAAGACGGTTTTGAAAACAATCCGCACCTCGACCGCCTGAAAGAATTGGCTGAAAAAGAAAACGCCCCCGTCGTTGCCGTTTGCGCCGCGATGGAGAGCGAAATAGCCGAGTTGGAAGACGACGAAAAAGCCGAGTTCCTCGCCGAAATGGGCTTGGAAGAACCCGGTCTGAACCGCCTGATCCGCGCGGGCTACGACCTCTTGGGCCTGCAAACCTACTTCACCGCCGGCGTCAAAGAAGTCCGCGCCTGGACCATCCACAAAGGCGACACCGCCCCGCAAGCCGCCGGCGTCATCCACACCGACTTCGAACGCGGCTTCATCCGCGCCCAAGTCATTTCCTACGACGACTTTGTCTCGCTCGGCGGCGAAGCCAAAGCCAAAGAAGCCGGCAAAATGCGCGTAGAAGGCAAAGAATATGTCGTGCAAGACGGCGATGTGATGCACTTCTTGTTTAACGTGTAA
- the rimM gene encoding ribosome maturation factor RimM (Essential for efficient processing of 16S rRNA), which produces MTDTRQRVAMGYIKGVFGIKGWLKIAANTEYADSLLDYPEWQLSKDGKTLNVTLEAGKIVSGELQVKFEGIDDRDQAFALRGYTIEIPREEFAPTEEDEYYWADLVGMTVINKDNIVLGKVTNLMETGANDVLMINGEHGQILIPFVSNYIEAVDTEGKTITADWGLDY; this is translated from the coding sequence ATGACCGACACTCGACAACGGGTAGCCATGGGCTACATCAAAGGCGTATTCGGCATCAAAGGCTGGCTCAAAATAGCCGCCAATACAGAATACGCCGACAGCCTCCTGGACTACCCTGAGTGGCAGTTAAGCAAAGACGGTAAAACCCTGAATGTGACACTCGAAGCCGGCAAAATCGTCAGCGGAGAGCTTCAGGTCAAATTCGAAGGCATAGATGATCGCGATCAAGCTTTTGCCCTGCGCGGCTATACCATCGAAATCCCCCGAGAAGAATTCGCCCCTACCGAGGAAGACGAATATTATTGGGCAGATTTAGTCGGCATGACCGTTATCAACAAAGACAATATCGTGCTCGGCAAAGTCACAAACCTGATGGAAACCGGCGCCAACGATGTTTTGATGATTAATGGCGAACATGGCCAAATCCTGATCCCGTTCGTATCCAACTACATCGAGGCCGTCGATACCGAAGGCAAAACCATTACCGCCGACTGGGGCTTAGACTACTGA
- the trhA gene encoding PAQR family membrane homeostasis protein TrhA has translation MYHGERFNAYTHLIGAMLAVAALVLMIIKADDSYRLASAITYGVCLSLLYLGSTLYHSIPQPKIKAVLQKVDHCMIYLLIAGSYTPFTLIPLKGEWGWSLFGVSWGLAFLGIIQELTIGRKSEKRLLSMIIYVVMGWLILVALFPLVQSLSSAGLFWLALGGILYSVGIYWFVNDKKIKHGHGIWHLFVLGGSLAQFVCIYFYVL, from the coding sequence ATGTATCACGGTGAACGCTTTAATGCGTATACTCATTTGATCGGCGCCATGCTGGCTGTTGCGGCATTGGTGCTGATGATTATTAAGGCGGATGATTCATATCGGCTTGCCAGTGCGATTACTTATGGTGTTTGCCTGTCTTTGCTGTATCTGGGCTCAACGTTGTACCACAGTATTCCTCAACCTAAAATTAAGGCTGTCTTGCAAAAAGTGGATCATTGTATGATTTATCTGTTGATTGCAGGCAGCTATACCCCGTTTACCTTGATTCCTCTTAAGGGAGAATGGGGTTGGTCGCTTTTCGGTGTGTCATGGGGCTTGGCATTTTTAGGGATTATTCAAGAGCTTACGATAGGGAGAAAGAGTGAAAAACGGCTGTTGTCCATGATCATTTATGTGGTGATGGGATGGTTGATTTTGGTTGCTTTATTTCCATTGGTTCAATCGCTTTCATCTGCCGGGCTGTTTTGGCTTGCGTTGGGCGGTATATTGTATAGCGTCGGTATCTATTGGTTTGTGAATGATAAAAAGATTAAACATGGTCATGGTATTTGGCATTTGTTTGTTCTTGGTGGCAGCTTGGCTCAATTTGTCTGCATCTATTTTTATGTACTTTAA
- the trmD gene encoding tRNA (guanosine(37)-N1)-methyltransferase TrmD, which translates to MLIQAITIFPEMFDSITEYGVTGRAKKQNLWQFQAINPRKFADNKLGYIDDRPFGGGPGMIMMAPPLQAAIEEAKQTSSAPAKVIYLSPQGQPLTHKKAVELAKSPHLILLCGRYEGIDERLLQSSVDEEISIGDFVVSGGELPAMMLMDAVLRLIPGVLGDIQSAEQDSFSDDLLDCPHYTKPLEFQGMTVPDVLRSGNHGLIAEWRLKQSLRRTLERRPDLLEKRSLIPKESRLLKEILQEQQEIQS; encoded by the coding sequence ATGTTGATACAAGCCATCACCATCTTCCCCGAAATGTTCGACAGCATTACCGAATACGGCGTAACCGGTCGCGCAAAAAAACAAAACCTTTGGCAATTCCAAGCCATCAATCCCCGCAAATTCGCCGACAACAAACTCGGTTATATTGACGACCGCCCCTTTGGCGGAGGTCCCGGAATGATTATGATGGCGCCGCCGCTGCAAGCAGCGATAGAAGAAGCCAAACAAACATCTTCAGCGCCTGCAAAAGTCATCTACCTTAGTCCGCAAGGTCAACCGCTGACCCACAAAAAAGCCGTAGAGCTTGCAAAATCCCCGCATCTCATACTGCTTTGCGGACGATACGAAGGAATTGACGAACGCCTGCTGCAAAGCAGCGTAGATGAAGAAATCAGCATAGGTGACTTTGTCGTTTCCGGCGGAGAGCTACCCGCCATGATGCTGATGGATGCCGTACTCAGACTGATACCCGGCGTATTGGGCGACATACAGTCAGCCGAACAGGATTCGTTTTCAGACGACCTATTAGACTGCCCCCATTACACCAAACCTTTAGAATTCCAAGGCATGACCGTCCCTGACGTATTGCGTTCGGGCAATCATGGCTTGATAGCCGAATGGCGGTTGAAACAATCGCTGCGGCGCACCCTGGAGCGCAGACCAGACCTGCTGGAAAAGCGCAGTTTAATCCCAAAGGAATCCCGCCTCTTAAAAGAAATCTTGCAAGAGCAACAGGAAATCCAATCATAA
- the ubiB gene encoding ubiquinone biosynthesis regulatory protein kinase UbiB encodes MKRLKRIKTILRTLYLYRLAELFAALVRPGWARTLLKMLPQSSELENEPPAVRLRLALESLGPIFIKFGQVLSTRPDLIPHDYAVELAKLQDQVPPFDAQLSRSQIEKSLGQSIETLYAEFETEPVASASIAQVHKARLHSGEQVAVKVLRPNLLPVIEQDLSLMRFGAAWVERLFADGKRLKPREVVAEFDKYLHDELDLMREAANASQLGRNFQNSDMLIVPKVFYDYCSSDVLTIEWMDGTPVSEIAKLKADGIDLHKLADYGVEIFFTQVFRDGFFHADMHPGNILVAADNRYIALDFGIVGTLTDYDKRYLAINFLAFFNRDYHRVATAHIESGWVPADTRAEELEAAVRAVCEPVFNKPISQISFGLVLMRLFEVSRRFNVEIQPQLVLLQKTLLNIEGLGRQLDPDLDLWKTAKPFLVKWMNEQVGPKALWRNLKNEAPDWAQIIPSLPRKINALVDENRQQEMRDAYIHLVKVQQRQSMWLGVIAIVLLLILLFD; translated from the coding sequence ATGAAACGGCTCAAACGCATCAAAACCATCCTCCGCACGCTTTACCTCTACCGCCTCGCCGAGCTGTTTGCCGCGCTTGTCCGTCCGGGCTGGGCGCGGACGCTGTTGAAAATGCTGCCGCAGTCGTCTGAATTGGAAAACGAACCGCCGGCCGTCCGCCTGCGCCTTGCACTAGAAAGCCTGGGGCCGATTTTCATCAAGTTCGGACAGGTTCTCTCCACACGCCCCGATTTGATTCCGCATGATTACGCGGTCGAACTGGCAAAGCTGCAAGACCAAGTCCCGCCGTTCGACGCGCAGCTTTCACGCTCGCAAATCGAAAAATCGCTGGGGCAATCCATCGAAACGCTGTACGCGGAATTTGAAACCGAACCCGTCGCCAGCGCGTCCATCGCCCAAGTACACAAAGCCCGCCTGCATTCGGGCGAACAGGTGGCGGTCAAAGTCTTGCGCCCCAACCTTTTGCCCGTGATTGAACAGGATTTGTCGCTGATGCGCTTCGGCGCAGCTTGGGTCGAACGTCTGTTTGCCGACGGCAAGCGTTTGAAACCGCGCGAAGTAGTGGCAGAATTTGACAAATATCTGCATGACGAGTTGGACTTGATGCGCGAAGCCGCCAATGCCAGCCAGCTCGGTCGCAATTTCCAAAACAGCGATATGCTGATTGTACCCAAGGTGTTTTACGACTACTGCAGCAGCGACGTACTGACCATCGAATGGATGGACGGCACGCCCGTATCGGAAATCGCCAAACTCAAAGCCGACGGCATCGATTTGCACAAACTTGCCGATTACGGCGTGGAAATCTTCTTCACACAAGTCTTCCGCGACGGCTTTTTCCATGCCGATATGCACCCCGGCAACATTCTGGTCGCCGCCGACAACCGCTACATCGCCCTCGATTTCGGCATCGTCGGCACGCTGACCGACTACGACAAACGCTATCTCGCCATCAACTTCCTCGCCTTTTTCAACCGCGACTACCACCGCGTCGCCACCGCCCACATCGAATCGGGCTGGGTGCCCGCCGACACGCGCGCGGAAGAATTGGAAGCCGCCGTCCGCGCCGTGTGCGAACCGGTGTTCAACAAACCGATTTCGCAAATCTCGTTCGGCCTCGTATTGATGCGCCTGTTTGAAGTCAGCCGCCGCTTCAATGTCGAAATCCAGCCGCAGCTTGTGTTGTTGCAAAAAACGCTGCTCAACATCGAAGGCTTGGGACGGCAGCTTGATCCCGATTTGGACTTGTGGAAAACCGCCAAACCATTTTTGGTGAAATGGATGAACGAACAGGTCGGCCCCAAAGCCCTTTGGCGCAACCTCAAAAACGAAGCCCCCGACTGGGCGCAAATCATCCCTTCCCTGCCGCGCAAAATCAATGCGCTGGTTGACGAAAACCGCCAGCAGGAAATGCGCGATGCCTATATCCATTTGGTCAAAGTACAGCAGCGGCAAAGCATGTGGCTGGGCGTGATTGCGATTGTGTTGCTGCTGATTTTGCTGTTTGATTAA